From the Lathyrus oleraceus cultivar Zhongwan6 chromosome 4, CAAS_Psat_ZW6_1.0, whole genome shotgun sequence genome, one window contains:
- the LOC127138019 gene encoding uncharacterized protein LOC127138019: MAGEQHSDHSRPLVNYNMDDGPPSHEADVRDGHPSTPSPEPQNNGDASHAHNLGAETFHPIPVPVEGDAVMIAMVNALNQAGSMLHQQHERIMALEAERQEARPQPVSRIQQRSEPTKKRGRRSPEPYASRARARRDGGRARTSPRRGHSPDNNELSPLRSDEEDLHCPLSRAIMEAPLPKGMEKPPNLAVYDGTTDPDDHVDNVNAMLDYRNDITGHLKCRLFSTTLRKGAMAWYKSLAPESITSWRVMRSMFTRHFTASRRHPKTEATLEAIVQKKNETLRSYIERFNQEAVEVDTTEHMKKYLLERGLLPGSELSRAVGIEPPRTLNELLHKAQAYIRYEEKQVAHNARSGRNAGETEHSKREDTSISRRNGDKRREERPRELREGRGPAGRYSEYTLLTAPRERILAECINSEFKQGRVRFPKPSAPKPHTDKSKYCRFHRSHGHVTEDCVHLKDAIEILIQEGHLKQYTRKNEAPRHDEPEKKRPRENTPPDNSPYQVALCVSRPEDFFLPEPLPEGKITALSPWEDFPTTLVISGGGTNGESAALSVKRKFDELLLTAPEQKATLTKYRGKSNPISFFLEELPGGSPNSAIPLLIRAKMARFDVRRILVDEGSSVDIMYVHLFKTLKLDKTNLAPYVGSDLQGFNGATTRPWGYVELLVTFGEQETAREVKIQFLVVDCPSLYNCIFGRPTLAELTAVPSTVHLKMKYYTKLGRVVTIHGDIEAARRCYDAAVKGQAVVSTKSNCNNKKLKTEDPARGVNAIDLDCRIGLDETEEGRFPKERSLEHPVRPIPDGEFELIPLGDDPERTVKIGKGLPEETREELVACLKENSDLFAWNAAEMPGLDPEIACHKLAVDRAAKPIAQRRRKQSPEKAEAAERAVKDLLEANFISEAQYTTWLSNVVLVKKNNGKWRMCVDYTDLNRACPKDAFPLPNIDSLVDNSAGFKLLSFMDAYSGYNQIPMSPADKKHTAFMTPTGNYYYNVMPFGLKNAGATYQRMMNKVFKDEIGDMLEVYMDDMIVKSHEEITHARHLTKVFEQARQCKMRFNPEKCTFGVRAGKFLGFYLTERGIEANPDKCRAFSEFPTPKTKKSIQSLNGVLASLSRFIAKSAQHALPFFRLLRKEATFDWTDECEQALLHLKKVLSQPPVLSRPSEKETLYLYLSVATEAVSAVLIRETDEGQKPIYFTSKALQGPELRYQQIEKVALALINTARRLRYYFLAHTIKVRTDQPIKQLLGRPDMAGRMLKWSLELSEFDIQYENRKALKAQALADFVAEMTHCPTPAESAHKWTIFVDGASSTSGSGAGIILENEEGILIEVSLALAFPTSNNQAEYEAFLAGLRLAEDLGAKEVKISTDSQLVASQVRGEYQTKNDNLLEYLSLVKEKLDRFEKWEVQHIPREHNTRADVLSKLASTRKKGGNKSVIQEILPRPSINKLPPPLEVNAIGDAHCWMTPIYNYLTRDELPADPKEATTVKRRACSLGEAKRAWVEELHSVLWAYRTTPHSTTGETPFRLTYGTEAVIPVEIRTPTRRTEEPLDEEMNDETLRAELDLVDEIRSEAALRETTLKQKIALRHDAKVIKREFQVGTLVLRRNQKNPREGKLAANWEGPYRVRDKTSNGAYYLENLQGEQLARPWNAEKLRQYYS; the protein is encoded by the exons ATGGCCGGAGAACAACATAGCGATCACAGCCGTCCCCTCGTCAACTACAATATGGACGACGGCCCGCCATCCCATGAAGCGGACGTTCGGGACGGTCATCCATCCACCCCGTCTCCAGAGCCCCAAAACAACGGAGATGCCTCTCACGCCCACAATTTAGGGGCAGAGACATTTCATCCCATTCCCGTTCCCGTTGAAGGAGACGCCGTAATGATTGCCATGGTGAATGCCCTCAATCAAGCCGGTTCTATGCTCCACCAGCAGCACGAACGAATCATGGCCCTCGAAGCCGAACGACAAGAAGCCCGGCCCCAGCCGGTGAGTAGGATACAACAACGTTCGGAGCCAACGAAGAAGCGAGGACGTCGCTCTCCCGAACCCTACGCCAGCAGGGCACGCGCCCGTCGTGACGGTGGTCGAGCGAGAACATCACCAAGGCGCGGGCACAGCCCCGACAACAACGAACTGTCTCCCTTAAGGAGCGACGAGGAAGATTTGCATTGCCCCCTATCTCGGGCAATAATGGAGGCCCCGCTCCCCAAAGGCATGGAGAAACCGCCAAACCTAGCTGTGTACGACGGGACTACAGATCCCGACGATCACGTCGACAACGTCAACGCGATGCTCGACTACCGCAACGATATAACCGGGCACCTCAAATGCCGACTGTTCTCAACGACCCTCAGGAAAGGGGCCATGGCCTGGTACAAAAGCTTGGCCCCTGAGTCCATTACGTCATGGAGAGTCATGAGGTCCATGTTCACCCGGCACTTTACAGCTTCCCGTCGTCACCCCAAGACTGAGGCGACCCTTGAAGCCATAGtgcagaagaagaatgaaacACTGCGCTCATACATCGAGCGATTCAACCAGGAAGCTGTCGAGGTAGATACCACCGAGCATATGAAGAAGTATCTCCTCGAGAGAGGTCTCTTACCCGGCAGTGAACTTAGCAGAGCCGTAGGGATCGAGCCTCCCCGCACCTTAAACGAGCTCCTGCATAAAGCCCAGGCCTACATCAGATACGAGGAAAAGCAGGTGGCACACAATGCCCGCAGCGGACGTAACGCTGGGGAGACCGAGCACTCAAAACGCGAGGACACGAGCATTTCCCGTCGCAACGGAGACAAACGAAGAGAAGAAAGACCTCGCGAGCTCCGGGAAGGAAGAGGCCCCGCGGGCAGATATAGCGAGTACACCTTACTGACAGCTCCTCGAGAGCGTATCCTCGCAGAATGTATCAACTCTGAATTTAAGCAGGGCAGGGTCAGGTTCCCAAAACCGTCTGCACCAAAGCCCCACACCGACAAATCAAAGTACTGCCGGTTCCACAGAAGTCACGGGCACGTGACCGAAGACTGCGTCCACCTGAAAGATGCGATTGAAATTTTAATCCAAGAAGGGCACCTGAAGCAGTACACGAGGAAGAACGAAGCTCCCAGACACGACGAGCCAGAGAAGAAGAGACCCCGGGAAAACACACCCCCTGACAACTCTCCCTATCAAGTGGCCCTCTGCGTGTCACGACCGGAAGATTTCTTCCTCCCCGAACCATTACCCGAGGGCAAGATCACTGCACTCAGCCCCTGGGAAGACTTCCCTACCACACTGGTGATATCAGGAGGAGGAACTAACGGGGAATCCGCGGCCCTCTCCGTCAAACGTAAGTTCGACGAACTCCTACTGACTGCCCCCGAGCAGAAAGCGACATTGACGAAATACCGGGGAAAATCCAACCCAATATCCTTCTTCCTGGAGGAACTCCCGGGCGGATCCCCGAACTCGGCCATCCCACTATTGATAAGAGCAAAGATGGCCCGATTCGACGTACGACGCATCCTGGTCGACGAAGGCAGCTCAGTGGATATCATGTACGTCCACCTCTTCAAGACTCTGAAGCTAGACAAGACCAACTTAGCCCCCTACGTCGGATCAGATCTCCAAGGATTCAACGGAGCAACAACCAGACCGTGGGGATATGTTGAGCTCCTCGTCACCTTCGGCGAACAAGAAACGGCCAGGGAAGTCAAAATCCAATTCCTGGTCGTAGACTGTCCGTCTCTCTACAATTGCATCTTTGGACGCCCGACACTGGCCGAACTCACTGCGGTCCCATCCACCGTCCACCTGAAGATGAAATACTACACCAAATTGGGACGTGTGGTCACCATCCATGGTGACATCGAAGCAGCCCGACGATGCTACGACGCCGCAGTAAAAGGACAGGCCGTAGTCAGCACGAAGAGCAACTGCAACAACAAAAAACTCAAGACCGAGGATCCTGCCCGAGGAGTCAACGCCATCGACCTCGACTGTCGCATCGGGCTGGACGAGACCGAAGAGGGGAGGTTCCCCAAGGAACGCTCTCTCGAACACCCGGTCCGACCAATCCCCGACGGGGAGTTCGAACTCATTCCTCTTGGGGACGATCCGGAAAGGACGGTGAAGATAGGTAAGGGACTACCCGAGGAAACAAGAGAAGAGCTAGTAGCATGCCTCAAAGAGAACTCCGACCTCTTCGCGTGGAATGCCGCAGAAATGCCCGGGTTGGACCCCGAGATCGCGTGTCATAAGCTAGCTGTAGACCGGGCAGCCAAGCCCATAGCACAGCGTAGACGCAAGCAATCGCCCGAAAAGGCAGAGGCTGCCGAGCGAGCTGTAAAAGACCTCTTAGAGGCAAATTTTATTTCTGAAGCCCAGTACACAACCTGGCTCTCTAATGTAGTCCTCgttaagaaaaataatggaaaatggcgtatgtgtgttgattatactgATCTTAATAGGGCTTGCCCGAAAGATGCTTTCCCCCTCCCTAATATAGACTCGCTCGTTGACAACTCTGCAGGTTTTAAACTCTTGTCCTTCATGGACGCATATAGTGGATACAACCAGATCCCTATGTCGCCCGCAGACAAGAAACACACAGCGTTCATGACCCCAACGGGCAATTACTATTACAACGTGATGCCGTTTGGGCTCAAGAACGCTGGCGCTACATACCAACGCATGATGAACAAAGTCTTCAAGGACGAAATAGGGGACATGCTCGAAGTATACATGGACGACATGATCGTCAAATCACACGAGGAGATAACCCATGCTCGACACCTTACGAAGGTATTCGAGCAGGCGAGACAGTGTAAAATGAGGTTCAACCCCGAGAAATGCACGTTCGGAGTCCGGGCAGGCAAGTTCCTCGGTTTCTATCTCACCGAAAGAGGGATCGAGGCCAACCCCGACAAATGCCGGGCATTCTCGGAGTTTCCGACCCCGAAAACCAAAAAATCGATCCAGTCACTCAATGGAGTGCTCGCCTCACTCTCCCGTTTCATCGCCAAGTCCGCCCAGCACGCGTTGCCGTTCTTCAGACTCCTTCGCAAAGAGGCTACCTTCGACTGGACCGATGAATGCGAGCAAGCGCTACTCCATCTAAAGAAGGTTCTGTCCCAACCCCCGGTCTTATCACGGCCATCAGAAAAGGAAACCCTATACTTATACCTATCCGTGGCAACCGAGGCCGTCAGCGCCGTTCTAATAAGAGAAACCGACGAAGGACAAAAACCCATCTATTTTACGAGTAAAGCACTCCAAGGTCCCGAGCTCCGATATCAGCAAATCGAAAAGGTCGCCCTGGCCCTCATCAACACGGCAAGGAGACTACGATATTACTTCCTCGCACACACGATAAAGGTGAGGACCGACCAGCCAATCAAACAGCTGCTCGGGCGCCCGGATATGGCCGGGAGGATGCTCAAGTGGTCACTAGAACTCTCCGAATTCGACATACAATACGAAAATAGAAAAGCCTTGAAAGCTCAGGCACTGGCCGACTTCGTCGCGGAGATGACCCACTGCCCGACTCCAGCAGAAAGCGCCCACAAATGGACGATCTTCGTCGATGGCGCCTCTAGCACATCAGGCAGCGGGGCCGGGATCATCCTCGAAAATGAAGAAGGGATCCTGATAGAGGTATCATTAGCGCTAGCGTTCCCAACATCAAACAAccaagccgaatacgaagccttCCTCGCAGGCCTGAGGTTAGCCGAGGACCTAGGAGCAAAAGAGGTAAAAATATCCACCGACTCCCAGCTCGTGGCCTCACAAGTGCGAGGAGAATACCAAACCAAGAACGACAACCTCCTCGAGTACTTGTCCCTCGTCAAAGAAAAACTTGATAGATTTGAAAAATGGGAAGTTCAACACATACCCCGCGAGCACAACACACGGGCAGACGTTCTCTCCAAACTAGCCAGCACGAGGAAAAAGGGTGGGAATAAATCAGTAATCCAAGAAATCCTCCCTCGGCCCAGCATCAACAAACTACCGCCTCCACTCGAGGTCAACGCTATTGGAGATGCCCACTGTTGGATGACACCCATCTACAATTACCTCACACGAGACGAACTCCCGGCTGACCCGAAAGAGGCGACCACTGTCAAACGACGCGCATGCTC ACTCGGCGAGGCAAAGAGGGCATGGGTCGAGGAGCTACATAGCGTCCTATGGGCCTACCGCACGACACCACATTCTACCACCGGGGAAACCCCGTTCCGACTAACTTACGGCACCGAGGCAGTCATCCCGGTGGAGATACGGACGCCAACGAGGAGGACGGAGGAGCCCCTAGACGAGGAAATGAACGATGAGACCCTTAGAGCCGAGCTCGACCTAGTCGATGAGATACGTTCCGAAGCAGCTCTCCGGGAAACAACCCTCAAACAAAAAATAGCACTACGCCATGACGCGAAAGTCATAAAAAGAGAGTTCCAGGTCGGCACCCTGGTCCTCAGAAGAAACCAGAAAAACCCGAGAGAGGGCAAACTGGCGGCCAACTGGGAAGGCCCTTACCGCGTCCGCGACAAAACGAGCAACGGGGCCTATTACCTAGAAAACCTACAAGGAGAACAACTCGCTCGACCATGGAACGCAGAAAAACTTAGACAATATTACAGCTAA